From a single Bacteroidales bacterium genomic region:
- a CDS encoding T9SS type A sorting domain-containing protein, which yields MDAEDSEVLVNHPDYNTTHVYGNILIEPDDAGNSQIVHYGGDSGTTDDYRKGDLYFYNNTVISTRTGNTTLMRLSTSDETALVFNNVIYTSASGDRFAMTNDNGILNMHHNWLKTGWQDCHGTPSGVVNDLGNNLTGSDPLFENFTDQNFKLQNNSPLIDQGGEIPAILLPEHDISFEYVKHLGSKTRLVSGNLDIGAFEYTSGSWVNNLTFNNKVSIIPNPAYDVFTVDLDDEILDRVVIYNNLGQQVKVVYSNKVNISNLNTGIYFLKITSESGKASVKKIIKH from the coding sequence GTGGATGCAGAAGATTCAGAAGTACTGGTTAATCATCCCGATTATAACACTACACATGTTTACGGCAATATATTGATAGAGCCTGACGATGCGGGAAATTCTCAAATCGTTCATTACGGAGGCGACAGTGGAACTACAGACGATTACCGGAAAGGTGATTTATATTTTTATAATAATACAGTAATTTCTACCCGGACAGGAAATACTACTTTAATGAGATTGTCAACCAGTGACGAAACAGCACTTGTTTTTAATAATGTCATCTATACTTCGGCTTCGGGAGACCGGTTTGCCATGACAAACGATAACGGAATATTAAATATGCATCATAACTGGTTAAAAACAGGCTGGCAGGACTGTCACGGTACTCCGTCGGGTGTTGTAAATGATCTGGGCAACAACTTGACAGGTTCGGATCCCTTGTTTGAGAATTTTACTGACCAAAACTTCAAATTACAAAATAATTCACCACTTATAGATCAGGGAGGAGAGATTCCTGCTATATTACTACCGGAGCATGATATATCCTTTGAATACGTCAAACATCTGGGTTCAAAAACCAGACTTGTTTCCGGAAATTTGGATATCGGTGCTTTTGAATACACTTCCGGTTCATGGGTCAATAATTTAACTTTTAACAACAAAGTATCGATTATTCCAAATCCTGCTTATGATGTTTTCACTGTTGATTTGGACGATGAGATTTTGGACAGAGTAGTTATTTATAATAATTTGGGACAGCAGGTAAAGGTAGTTTACAGCAATAAAGTAAATATTTCAAATTTAAATACCGGTATTTATTTTTTAAAAATCACTTCTGAAAGCGGTAAAGCATCTGTTAAAAAAATCATTAAACATTAA